The sequence GGCTGCGCCCTCCCTCCTTGATCTCCCCTTGCTCCGACGGGAGAAGGGGGGATCGGATCTAGGCTGTATCCCGATTCACTTCAGGTGGTGGGGCTGCGCCCTCCCTCCTTGATCTCCCCTTGCTCCGGTGGGAGAAGGGGGGATCGGATCTAGGCTGTATCCCGATTCACTTCAGGTGGTGGGGCTGCGCCCTCCCTCCTTGATCTCCCCTTGCTCCGGTGGGAGAAGGGGTGGGCCGGGGCAGGCCCCTAGAATTCTGCTCTGTAGCCTCTGACCTCTAGGGCCTGACCCCTAGATGATCCCTACCTTACTGTAATCGCCAAGCATCATCTTGTACGCCTTGGGTTTGGTAGGTGATTTGCTGATCTCAACATTTCGGCCAATGAGGCTATCCTCAATGCGATGATGTATATCAATGATGCGGCTGTTTTCCAAGACGATGCTGTGTTCAATCTCACTATCAGCAATAAAGCAATGATGGTAAATCGAGGTGAATGGCCCAATATACGAATTGCTGATTTGGGTCCCTTCGCCGATGATGATTGGGCCCCTTAGGACACTGTTCTTTATCTCTGCTCCCTCCTGAATGACAACCTTGCCGTAAACTTGTGATTTCTGGTCGATGGAGCCGAGGATGGTGGTATCGAATGTTTCCAGGATCAAACGATTGGCCTCAAGGAGGTCGTCCTTTTTCCCAGTATCGATCCACCAGCCGCTGATTATCTCAGGATGCACCGTATAGCCCTTATCGATCAGGTATTGGATCGTATCTGTTATCTCCAGTTCATTGCGTGCCGACGGCTTAATGTTATGTACAGCCTCGAAGACATGGTGGTCGAACATATAGATGCCGATAACAGCCAGGTCGCTCTTAGGTTCCTTTGGTTTCTCGACGAGCCGTACCACTCTTCCATCGCGCAGCTCAGCGACGCCGAAATCCTGTGGATTTTTCACTTGGTAGAGAAGGATTTGGCAGTTCAGGGAGTCGTCTTCAAATCTACGGACAAGGGGCACAATGCCATCGCGGATGAAGTTATCACCCAGGAAGAGAACAAAACGTTCTTTCCCCAGGAAGGATTCAGCGATCTTGACCCCATGGGCGATTCCCAGTGGCGCTTCTTGTTCGATATAAGTAATCCTGGCGTCAAACTGGCGGCCATTCCCGACGGCCGCCATAATCTGATCCTTGGTATCGCCGACAACGATGCCGATATCATTGATGCCAGCCTCAACTAAATCCTCTATGGCGTAGAAAAGTACGGGCTTATTGGCTACTGGAACGAGCTGTTTGGCACCCGTGTAAGTGATCGGTCGTAAGCGGGTTCCTTTGCCACCGCTAAGAATGAGACCCTTCATCGTTTGCTACCTCCAGGCGGTCCAGATTTTCTTCGGCTCATAGGCTATAGGCACTGAGAGATTGGGCACCTCATCATTGAGGATCGCTTGAGGGATGCTGGTGACCATAGCCTTAGCCTGTTCCTCGCTGATCAGCTCCGTGGCGTAACGTAGCCCATCAGAAAGGACGGGTGGACGGGTATGCATTGAGTGGGCATCAGAGGCAATGATATGGGCCAGGTTGTGGGTAAGCATCACCTGAGCAGCCTCTCTGGCCTGGCTCCCGAAGTGTCCGCTTAGGCTTCCAGCCGTGATTTGGGCCAGTGCCCCTTTGGCAACCAGGTGATATAAGAGGTTAGGGTCCTTCTGAATGATAGCATTGCGCTCTGGATGGGCGATGATTGGCACAAAACCGCTGATTTGTAGCTCGAAGATGACTCGTTCGGAATAAGAGGGGTACTGGAACAGAGGCATCTCGAGGAGCAGATAACGGCTGCCATTCAGGGGAAATACCTTTCCCGTTTGAAGCCATCCAAGGATATAAGGACTGATATGCACCTCGACACCTGGCGAGAGGTCTAGGGCGATCGCTTCTTCAGTTAGAGCAGCACGCAGGGTTTCCAGTCGGCTTAGTACATCTGCCCGTCCGCTGAAATAGCTCCAGTCGCTACTATGAGGAGTGACGACAATCTGAGTTATGCCATCGGCCTGGGCTGTCCTGGCCATAGCGAGGGCTTCTTCCAATGTTTCCGCCCCATCATCCAGGCCTGGCAGGAGGTGCGTATGGATGTCAATCATCGGGACCCAGGCTTCCTACTCGACGTAATAGCAGTACAGACTACTCTCAAACTTAACATTATTGAGCACTACGCCGAGGATATTGGCATTGACCTTCTCTAAGAGCAGTTTCGCTTTAGCTGCATGCTCGCGCTTGGTTTTGCCTGCCCTAACTACGAGCAAGACGCCATCCACTTTGCGCCCCAGGACAGCAGCATCAGTGACGGCGATTATTGGCGGGGAATCAAAAAGGACATAGTCGGCCTCTTCCTTAAGGGAGGCGATTATCTGGTCCATGCGGGCCGATCCCAATAGCTCTGAGGGGTTTGGGGGAAGGGGACCGCTGGTCAGGATACGCAGGTTGGGGACGGAAGTTTCCTGTAAGGGCAGTTTGGTGAGTTTCTCGTTGAGAGCCAGGCTGGTTAAACCATCAGTATTAGGCAAGCCGAAGAGCCTGTGAATGTTAGGGCGGCGCAAGTCGCAGTCAACCAGGATCGCCTTGTGCCCATCTTGGGCAAAGGTGATGGCCAGGTTAGCCAGGGTGGTCGATTTACCCTCCTCTGGAGTCGTACTGGTGACCATAATTGTTCGAGTCGGTTTATCCAGTTGGGAAAATTGGATATTTGTGCGCAGGGTTCGGTAAGCCTCAGAGATGGGCGACTTAGGGTCGAGCAGGGTGATCAGGTTCTCATATTCGTCTGACAAGTGGTTCACTCCCTTCGGGACGGTGTGTGGACTTGCGTTTGTCCCTAGCTGTTTCTATCACCTTGGCTGAACGAAGACTGGGGATGGCGCCAAGGGTAGTCAAGGATACATAGCGCTCAACGTCCTCACTGGTCTTCAGGGTATCGTCCAGATATTCCAGGAGGAAGACCAAGAGGATACCTACCAGTAGACCTAGCAAGGCCCCGGCAATAGCATTGGCCCTCGTCTTAGGCCAGATCAATTCCCCTGGCCGCGGATTATCACGAATGGTCACCTCGATGCGATCCTTTGGATCGAGCGGGGCCATCCTGATTTGATGCATCTTGATAAATTCGCTGGCCCAGACATAGGCGATATCACGGGCGCGGTTGGGGTCTGGGTCATCCACATCTATTTGAAGGGCGTAGTTCTCCAGGACAGGACTGACTTTTACCTTTTTCCTTAGAACCTCGGCGGGGAGATCGAGCTTGAGTCGCTCGCTTACCGTTTCAGCCAGCTTATCCGTTTGGAGCTGCTCGCCGTACTGGCGCAGCAGG comes from Chloroflexota bacterium and encodes:
- a CDS encoding glucose-1-phosphate thymidylyltransferase, whose product is MKGLILSGGKGTRLRPITYTGAKQLVPVANKPVLFYAIEDLVEAGINDIGIVVGDTKDQIMAAVGNGRQFDARITYIEQEAPLGIAHGVKIAESFLGKERFVLFLGDNFIRDGIVPLVRRFEDDSLNCQILLYQVKNPQDFGVAELRDGRVVRLVEKPKEPKSDLAVIGIYMFDHHVFEAVHNIKPSARNELEITDTIQYLIDKGYTVHPEIISGWWIDTGKKDDLLEANRLILETFDTTILGSIDQKSQVYGKVVIQEGAEIKNSVLRGPIIIGEGTQISNSYIGPFTSIYHHCFIADSEIEHSIVLENSRIIDIHHRIEDSLIGRNVEISKSPTKPKAYKMMLGDYSKVGII
- a CDS encoding tyrosine protein phosphatase gives rise to the protein MIDIHTHLLPGLDDGAETLEEALAMARTAQADGITQIVVTPHSSDWSYFSGRADVLSRLETLRAALTEEAIALDLSPGVEVHISPYILGWLQTGKVFPLNGSRYLLLEMPLFQYPSYSERVIFELQISGFVPIIAHPERNAIIQKDPNLLYHLVAKGALAQITAGSLSGHFGSQAREAAQVMLTHNLAHIIASDAHSMHTRPPVLSDGLRYATELISEEQAKAMVTSIPQAILNDEVPNLSVPIAYEPKKIWTAWR
- a CDS encoding CpsD/CapB family tyrosine-protein kinase, which encodes MNHLSDEYENLITLLDPKSPISEAYRTLRTNIQFSQLDKPTRTIMVTSTTPEEGKSTTLANLAITFAQDGHKAILVDCDLRRPNIHRLFGLPNTDGLTSLALNEKLTKLPLQETSVPNLRILTSGPLPPNPSELLGSARMDQIIASLKEEADYVLFDSPPIIAVTDAAVLGRKVDGVLLVVRAGKTKREHAAKAKLLLEKVNANILGVVLNNVKFESSLYCYYVE
- a CDS encoding Wzz/FepE/Etk N-terminal domain-containing protein; translated protein: MQFRDYWRVLSKRWWLILLVAITAFSGSVIYSKLQTPIFRSTVKLDVSPSRYDYGLTLVIENLLRQYGEQLQTDKLAETVSERLKLDLPAEVLRKKVKVSPVLENYALQIDVDDPDPNRARDIAYVWASEFIKMHQIRMAPLDPKDRIEVTIRDNPRPGELIWPKTRANAIAGALLGLLVGILLVFLLEYLDDTLKTSEDVERYVSLTTLGAIPSLRSAKVIETARDKRKSTHRPEGSEPLVRRI